The window GCCGGCGAGGTCCAGACGCCCCTGACCGGCCACCCGGCGGCGCTGCTCCACATCGGCGACCTGGTGTGGTTCCGGCACGCGAAGTCGGGCGAGCTCTTCGAGCACGTGCGCGACGTGCACCTGGTGAGCGGCGAGGCGGTGACCGGCGTCGTGCCGTCCTACCGCGGCCACGACCTCGCGTTCTGAGGCCCTGGTGCTGCTCGGCTCCGAGGTCGCGCGAGACGCCGCCGGCCGCGTGCTCGCCGCGCCGCCGACCCTGGGCGCCGGCAGGCTGGTCTGCATCGACGGGCCGACCGGGTCGGGGAAGACCACGCTGGCCGACGCGCTCGCGCAGGTCGTACCGGGGACGACGCTCGTGCACACCGACGACCTCCTTCACGGCTGGCGGGGCCTCGCGGGCCTCGCGGCCAGCGTCGAGTCGCTGCTGACGCCACTGGGCGCGGGTGATGCCGGCCGGTGGACGCGGTGGGACTGGCACGCGAGCGCCTGGGCCGAGACGAACGTCGTCGAGCCGGGCGGGTTGCTGGTGCTGGAGGGCGTGGGCTGCTGGTCTCCGGCCATCGCCGACCTCGTGGGCCTGCTGGTGTGGGTGGAGGCCGACAGCGACGTCCGGCTCGAGCGGGGCGTCGCGCGCGACGGTGAGGCCATGCGCGAGCACCTGGTCAGGTGGCGGGTCGACGAGACGGCGCTGCACGCCCGGCTCCGCACCCGCGAGCACGCCGACCTCGTCGTGTCGACCGACTGACCCGGACCGGCCGCGCCCTAGGGTGGCGAGCATGGTGCATCCCAGCGGTGAGCAGTACGAGATCGCGGCGGCCGGCTACACGGCTGTCGTCACCGAGAGCGGCGCCGCCCTCCGCGCCCTGGCGCGCGACGGCCGCGACCTGGTGCACGGCTTCGCCGAGGACGCGATGTCGGGCGGCGGTCGCGGCCAGCTGCTGATGCCGTGGCCCAACCGGATCCGCGACGGGCGCTACTCCTTCGGCGGTCGCGACCTCCAGCTAGGCCTGACCGACCCCGGCCACGGCAACGCCTCCCACGGGCTCGCTCGCTGGGCCGCCTGGACCCTCGAGGAGCAGACGAGCACGTCGGTCTCGCTCGTCTACCGCGTGATGGCGCAGACCGGTTACCCATGGACGCTGGACCTGCACGTGCTCTACGACCTCTCGGCCGACGGGCTCGTCGTCACGCAGACGGCGACCAACCTCGCGCCCGAGCCGGCGCCGTACGCCAGCGGGGCGCACCCGTACCTCTGCGTGGGGGATGCGATCGAGGACCTCGAGCTGCACGTGCCGGCCCGCACCCGCCTGCTGGTGGACGAGCGCCAGCTCCCGACCGGCATCGAGCCGGTCTCGGGCGACACGGACTTCACCACCCCCCGCCGGATCGGCGACCTCGAGCTCGACCACGGCTTCGGCGGTCTCGAGCACGCGGACGGCCGGGCCACGGTCACGCTGCGCGACCCGGCCACTGGTGACGGCGTCGCCCTCTGGGTGGACGCGCAGCACCACTGGCTGCAGCTCTACACCGCGCCCACCGCGGGTGCTCGCCCCGCGATCGCGGTCGAGCCGATGACCGCCCCCGCCGACGCGTTCAACTCGGGCACGCACCTCGTCACGCTCGCACCCGCCGGTGCCGGCGGTGACGAGCTGTCGGTGTCGTGGGGCATCCACGCCCTCTGAGGGGTCAGCGTCCGCCCGACGACTGCCGGTCGATGAGCGCCCGCAGCTCGCGCACACCGTCGCGGGCGCCGCGCCCGTCGCTGCCCTGGAGCGCCATGGCGGAGATCTCCGTGCCGTCGGCGAGGTCGAGGGTCGCCCACGGGGCGCCGGCCGGGAAGTGGACGGCGACGACCTCCGCCCATTCCAGCCTGCGGGTGCGGAAGCCGTTGACGACGACCAGCGAGTCCCGGTCCGCGGTGACGCGGGCGCGGGCGAGGGCCCAGCCGCACGTGGCCAGCCCGGCACCCATGGCCAGCACGGTGAAGCGCTGGAGCCACGAGAACCGGTCGCGCACGGACTCGTCGAAGCCGTACCAGCAGGCCACGCACACGACGAGGAGCATCACGCCGAAGCCGATGACGGCGTAGCGCACGCCCGCCGGCCGCCACGTGCGAGGCAGTCCCACCTCAGAGGCGGCAGGCATGGATGTCCGTCAGCAGGATGGCGCGCGCCCCGATCGAGTAGAGGTCGTCCATCAGCCGCTGGGAGTTGGCCCGGGGCACCATGACGCGGACCGCGACCCAGCCGGCCTTGCCGAGCGGGGAGATCGTCGGGCCCTCGCGCCCCGGGGCGAGCTCGGTCGCCTCGGGCAGGTGGGTCTCCTCGATGTCGTAGTCCATCATCACGTAGCTGCGGGCGACCAGGACGCCCTCGACCCGGCGGCGGAAGATGTCGAAGTCGGCCGCGACGTCGCCACCACGCGTGATGAGCACCGCCTGCGAGTCGAGGATGACGTCCCCGAAGGTGGCCAGGCCCGCCGCGCGCAGCGTGGAGCCGGTCTCCACGACGTCGGCGATGACGTCGGCGACGCCGAGCTGGATGCTCGTCTCGACGGCCCCGTCGAGGCGGGTGACGGTCGCGTCGATCCCGTGGCGGAAGAGGAAGTCCTCCACCACACCGACGTACGACGTCGCGATGCGCAGGCCGCGGAGGTCCTCCACTGAGGAGTAGCGGCCGGCGGGACCGGCGAAGTGGAAGCGCGAGCGGCCGAAGCCGAGGTTCATCACCTCGTCGGCCTTGGCACCGGAGTCGAGCAGCAGGTCGCGCCCGGTGATGCCGACGTCGAGCGTGCCCTCACCGACGTAGAGCGCTATGTCGCGCGGGCGCAGGTAGAAGAACTCGACGTCGTTGTCGTGGTCGACGAGCGCGAGCTCCTTGGAGTCGGTGCGCTGGCGGTAGCCCGACTCACGCAGGATGTCGGTGGCGGCCTGGGAGAGCGCGCCCTTGTTGGGCACGGCGATGCGGAGGGTCATGCGGTCACCTCACAGGTGGGCGTAGACGTCGTCGAGGGTCAGTCCGGAGGCGATCATCAGCACCTGGGCGTGGTAGAGCAGCTGGCTGATCTCCAGCGCGGTCGCGTCCTTGCCCTCGTGCTCGGCGGCCATCCAGGACTCGGCGGCCTCCTCCAGGAGCTTCTTGCCGATGGCATGGACGCCGGCGTCGAGCTGCTGGACGGTGCCGGAGCCCTCGGGGCGCTCCACGGCCTTGGTGGACAGCTCTGCCCACAGGTCCTCGAACGTCTTCACAGGCGCCAGCCTACGGCGCTCGCGGCTCCGGGTCGGCGCCGGTCCCGTGCGCGGACCACCCCGAGGAGGGGTGGCACTGTCGGTCCGGCGGAGTACGGTCGCCACATGACTGAATCGAACATCCATTCGGACGACGCGACACCCGACCCCACCCAGGAGACCCTCGGCGGCCCCCAGGGCGACAGCACCCGGAAGGACCCCGAGGAGTGGGTCACCGGCGACGAGCCGATGACCGGCGCGCAGCGCAGCTACCTCGACACGCTCGCCCGCGAGAACGGCGAGGAGATCCCCGCCGACCTCACCAAGGCGCAGGCGTCCGAGCACATCGACCGCCTCCAGGCGGGCAGCGACCGCACGAGCTGAGACCCGCTCAGCCGGGGAGTCGACCCCGGATGACCCGGGCGGTGTCGAGGGCGGCGGCAGTGGCCTCAAAGCCCTTGTCCTCGGCCGACCCCTCCAGGCCGGCGCGGTCGAGCGCCTGCTCCTCGGTGTCGCAGGTGAGGACGCCGAAGCCGACCGGCATCGCGTGCTCGACGCTGACCTGGGTCAGCCCGACGGTGGCCGCCGAGCAGACGTAGTCGAAGTGCGGCGTGCCGCCGCGGATGACGACGCCGAGCGCCACCACGGCGTCGTACCCGTTCCGGGCGAGGGCAGCCGCGACGACGGGGAGCTCGAAGGTCCCCGGCACCCGGATCACCTCCGGCTCGGCGATGCCGTACGCCGCCAGCGCGCGCTCGGCGCCCGCGACGAGACCGTCCATCACCTGGGTGTGCCAGGTCGCGGCGACGACGGCCACTCGCAGGGCGCTCGCGTCGAAGGGCTGGGACGTGGGTGCTCCGGCGCCGCTCACGAGGCTCCTCCGTTGGTCAGGCCGGGCAGGTCGTGGCCCATCCGGTCGCGCTTGGTCTGCAGGTAGGCGAGGTTGTGGTCGTTGGGGTGCGGCGTGAGCGGGACCCGCTCGGTGACCGTGATCCCGAAGTCCTCGAGGCTGGCGGTCTTGTCGGGGTTGTTCGTCATCAGCCGCACCGACGAGATGCCGAGGTCGCGCAGGACCTGCGTCGCGGTGCCGTAGTGGCGCGCGTCGGCGGGCAGGCCGAGGTCCAGGTTGGCGTCCACGGTGTCGCGCCCGCCGTCCTGGAGCTCGTAGGCCTGGAGCTTGGCGACGAGGCCGATGCCGCGGCCCTCGTGGCCCCGCAGGTAGACCACCACTCCCCTGCCCTCCTCGACGACCGCGCGCAGCGCCTCGTCGAGCTGCGGTCCGCAGTCGCAGCGCTCGCTGCCGAAGACGTCTCCGGTGAGGCACTCGCTGTGCACGCGGGTCAGCACGGGCGCGTCGCCGCTGATGTCGCCGTGGACGAGGGCGACGTGCTCGCTGCCGTCGATCGTGATCCGGTAGCCGTAGGCGGTGAACTCGCCGTGCTTCGTGGGCAGCCTGGTCTCGGCGACGCGCTCGACGTGGCGCTCGTGGCGGCGGCGGTGGCGGACGAGGTCCTCGATGGAGATCATCGCGAGGCCGTGCTCGTCGGCGAAGGCGCGCAGCTCGGGGGCCCGCTTCATCGTGCCGTCGTCGTTGACGACCTCGACCAAGACGCCGGCCGGCGTCAGCCCGGCCAGCATGGCCAGGTCGACGGCCGCCTCGGTGTGCCCACGACGTACGAGCACACCGCCGTCGCGGTAGCGGAGCGGGAAGACGTGGCCGGGCCGGGTGAGCTCCCACGGCTCGGTCGCCGAGTCGGCGAGCGTCCGGGCGGTGTGGGCGCGGTCGGCCGCGCTGATGCCGGTGCTGACACCGTCGCGGGCGTCGACGGAGATCGTGTACGCCGTGCGCAGCTTGTCCTTGTTGTGCGGCGTCATCAGCGGGATCTCGAGCCGGTCGAGCATCTCGGCCGGCATCGGCACGCAGATCACGCCCGAGGAGTGCCGGATGGTGAAGGCCATCAGCTCGGGCGTCGCCCTGGCTGCGGCGAAGATGATGTCGCCCTCGTTCTCGCGGTCCTCGTCGTCGACGACCACGACGGCCTTGCCGGCGGCGATGTCGGCGATGGCACGCTCGACGGAGTCCAGCCGGACGCTGCTCCCGGTGTCGCTCATGCGGGGATCGCCTCCTGCTCGTCGACGGTGGACGTGTCGACGACCGTGCGGGCGTCGCGCAGCCAGACCACGAAGCCGATGACGACGAAGACGGCGTAGAAGAGGTACATGCCCGCCGTCGGGTAGTAGCCCGCCTGGATCAGCGTGGTCACGCCGACGACGTCGACCAGGACCCAGACCAGCCAGAACTCCACCCAGCCGCGCGCCATGCCGTAGGTCGCCAGCATCGAGCCCGCGAGGATCCACGCCTCGGTCGTCGGGCCCCAGGAGCCGAGCACCTGCGTCAGCACGACGTACGCCACGGCGTAGCCGACGACGCCGAGACCGACGAGCTGCAGCCGCTCGGTGCGCGTCGCCCAGCGGGGTGCGATCGCGCCACCGTCGGAGGCACCGCCGGCCCTTTTGACCTGCGACCAGCGCCACCAGCCGTAGACCGACACCACGGCGAAGAAGACCTGGCGGCCGGCCTGGCCCCACAGCGGCTCGTCGATGTGGCCGGACAGCTCACCGGTGGCGAAGACGGTGAAGAGCAGGACGTTGCCGACCAGGCCGATCGGCCAGGCCCACACGAAGCGCTTCATGCCGAGGATGGCGCTCGCGAGGCCGAAGAGGTTGCCGATGACCTCGCGGACACCGAGGGCACCACCCGGCACCGGGATGGTGCCGTGGACGAGCCATTCGAGGAGGGCTTGCATCAGGATTCCTTGCTGTTCTGGGATGTCGGGGCGGGGACGTAGCCGCCGAGGAGCTTCTCGACGTGCTTGGCGATGACGTCGGCCTCGAGGTTGACCAGGTCGCCGACTCGGCGGCTGCCGAGCGTCGTGCGGGCGAGGGTCTCGGGGATGAGGCTGACGGTGAAGCTGGCGGCACGGGCCTCGACGACGGTCAGGCTGACCCCGTCGACGGTGATCGATCCCTTGTCGACGAGGTAGCGCTCGAGGTGGTCGGGCAGCGAGACCTCGACGACGTCCCAGTGCTCGCTCGGCGAGCGGGAGATGATCTCGCCGACGCCGTCGACGTGGCCCTGGACGATGTGGCCGCCGAGGCGCTTGTCCACGGTGACCGCGCGCTCGAGGTTGACCCGGTCACCGGGTACGACGCCGCGCAGGGAGGTCTTGTCGAGCGTCTCCTGCATGAGGTCGGCGGTCCACCTCCCCTCGCCCAGCTCGGCCACGGTGAGGCAGCAGCCGTTGACGGAGATCGAGTCGCCCAGCCCGGTGCCCTCGAGCACCGTGCCTGCCTCGACGGTGAGCCGGACGGCGTCACCCTGGTCGGTGACCTCGGCGATGGTGCCGAGCTCCTCGACGATCCCGGTGAACATTAGGCACTCCTCCTCTGGGGGATCGGCGGCCTCATGGTGAGCCGCACGTTGGTGTCCTCGCCGTCGTGTCCCTGGAGCACGGCCACGTCGCTGACGTGGAGGTGCAGGGCGTCGGCGATCGTCGCGATGCCGAGGTCGGCGACGGCGTTGCGGCCCGCGCCGAGCAGCATCGGGGCGACGTAGGTGACGACCTCGTCGACGAGGCCCGCGGCGAGGAACGCCCGGGCCAGGGTCGGCCCGCCCTCGAGGAAGACGTGCTGGCGGCCGAGCCCGTGGAGCCGGGCCAGCGCCTCCTCGGGGTCGCGGGTGCGGAGGTGCACGGTCTCGGCGCGCGCGTCGAGGATCCGGCGGCCGGGGTCGAGGTCGCGCAGGCCCATCACCGCGCGGAGCGGCTGGATCGCGACCGGCTCGTCGACCTCGTCGCGGACGGTGAGCTCGGGGTCGTCGACCTCGACGGTGCCCGTGCCGACGAGCATCGTGTCGCAGAGCCCGCGGAGCCGGTGGGTGTCGAGGCGCGCGGCGCGGCTGGAGACCCAGCGGCTGGTGCCGTCGGCGGCGGCGCTGCGCCCGTCGAGCGTCGTCGCGAACTTCCAGGTGACGAAGGGGCGCCGGTGGACGATCGCGAAGGTCCACGCGCGGTTGATCGCCTGCGCGTCCTCGACCTGCTCGCCGCCGACGACCTCCACGCCTGCCTCACGCAGCCGCCCCGCGCCGCCGACGGCGACCGGGTTGGCGTCGGGCTGGGCGAAGACGACGCGGCGGACGCCGGCAGCGACCAGCGCCTCGCTGCAGGGACCGGTGCGGCCGGTGTGGTTGCACGGCTCGAGCGTCACGACGGCCGTCGCTCCGCGGGCCGCGTCGCCCGCCTCGGCGAGCGCGGCGGCCTCGGCGTGGGGCGTGCCCGCGCCGCGGTGGAAGCCCTCGGCGATCGTCGTACCGTCCGGGGCGAGGAGCACGCAGCCGACGCGCGGGTTGGGGCCGAGGGGTACGCCGGGGGTGACGGCGAGCGCCAGCGCGCGCCGCATGGCGCGCTGCTCGGCATCGCTGGTCGTCATCACTGCCTCCGGTCCGTCGGGCGGACTCAAGGGGGCAGGAGACGGGGCGCACCCCGGGACGGGACGCGCGAGCCGTCAGCGTGCACTTCTCATCCGGACTTTGACCGTCGGTCCAGGAATTCCACCTGGTCAACCGACCACTGGATGTGGCCGGGTCGCGGACTGTGACCGCCGGTGCGGAGTTTCACCGCCCCCAGAGCACGCAAGCTCTTCGTGTGCGCAACTGTGCCACAGCGCCATCCATTCCCTCGCCGGTGTCCGGCTGTGGCGTGCGCAACAGTTCCGAGGGTGCGATCGGCGGTGCTTGTCGGCTCACACGTCGTCGAGGAAGCGGTCGAACACCCGGGCGCCGAACTCCAGCGACTCCACCGGCACCCGCTCGTCGACGCCGTGGAAGAGCGCGGTGAAGTCGAGGTCGGCCGGCAGCCGCAGGGGCGCGAACCCGTAGGAGCGCATGTCGAGCCTGCGGAAGTGCTTGGCGTCGGTGCCACCGCTCATGAGGTACGGCGCGACGAGAGCGTCGGGGTCCTCGGCCTGGAGGCTGCGGGTCATCGCCGCCACGAGGTCGCCGTCGTACGGCGTCTCCCACGGGTCCTGCTTGGACTCGAAGTCGAACTCGATGCCATCGCCGGCCAGCTCGTGGAGCGTCCGGAAGAACTCGTCCTCGTAGCCGGGCAGGAAGCGGCCGTCGACCGTCGCCGTCGCCTCGGTCGGGATGACGTTGGTCTTGTAGCCGGCCTGCAGCATCGTCGGGTTGGCGGTGTTGCGGATGACCGCGCCCAGCATGCGCGCGGCGTCGCCGAACTCCTCGACGAGCGCCTCGGCGTTGTCGGGCGTGGCCTCGGTGCCGGCCAGCTCGCCGACCGTGGCCAGCAGCACCTCCATCGTGGGCGTGAGCCGGACGGGCCAGGGGTGGGCACCGATCCGCGCGACTGCTCCGGCGAGCCGGGTGACGGCGTTGTCGTCGTTGATCATCGAGCCGTGCCCGGCGCGACCGCGGGCGGTCAGGCGCATCCACGCCATGCCCTTCTCGGCCGCCTCGATGAGGTAGACGCGGCGTCCGCGGATCGTCGCGGAGAAGCCGCCGACCTCGCCGACGGCCTCGGTGCAGTCGGCGAGGAGGTCGGGGTGCTCGTCGACCAGCACCTTGGCGCCGTGGCCGCCGCCGGCCTCCTCGTCGGCGGTGAAGCAGAGCACGACCTCGCGGTCGGGTGCGGCGCCGGCGGTCGCGCGGGCGCGCACGACGCTGAGGAGCATCGCGTCGAAGTCCTTCATGTCGACCGCACCGCGACCCCAGACGTGGCCGTCCTTGATCTCCCCGCTGAACGGGTCGACCTGCCAGTCGGACGCCTCGGCGGGTACGACGTCGAGGTGGCCGTGGAGCAGCAGCGGGGCGCGGCCGTCGCCGCCGCCCCACCGCGCGACGACGTTGGCCCGACCGGGCCGGCCCTCGATGACCTGGCTCTCGATCCCGACCTCGTCGAGCAGCCCGGCGACGTACTCGGCCGCCTTGCGCTCCCCCGGCCCGTCGTCGGTGCCGTAGTTGGAGGTGTCGATCCGGATGAGCTCCTGGCAGAGCTGGACGACCTCCCCGGCGGGGTCGTAGGAGCGGTCCTGCGACGGGTCCTGCGGCGCCTGTTCCATGTCGTCCATCCTGCCCCACGAGCGCGCACCAGCCCCGATTCGTCGGTCCGGAGGTGCTTTGCTACATTTCTCCAGCACTCGTCCGGGTGGCGGAATTGGCAGACGCGCTAGCTTGAGGTGCTAGTGCCCGTATTAGGGCGTGGGGGTTCAAGTCCCCCCTCGGACACAGGGAACGAACCCCAGGCCACAGGCCTGGGGTTCTTCGCTTTCCAGGTGCGTGCAACGTCGCGCCCGCCGCGCGCGTCACTACAGGTGAACGGCCGGACCGCGGCCGCACCACCTCGGGAGTCACCCATGCGCCGCAGCACCACCGTCCTGCTCTCCCTTCTCGCCCCGGCCCTCCTGGTCCCGGCGACCGTCCTCCCGGCGACGGCGTCGGCCCCCACCAGCGCGTCCGTGCGCACCGTGACCTACCCCGGGTCGGGCGCCGAGGTCACCCTCGACCACCTCGACCGCATCTCCGGCACCACGCCTGCCTTCCAGGACTTCGTCGAGCGACGGCTGACGAGGCTCTGGCAGGCCAACGACCCGCGCGAGAAGTGCCGGACCGCGGCGACGATGGTCGTGAAGACGTGGCGCTCGGACGGCTACGCGTTCATCAGCGACATGGGCAGCTTCGCGCCCTGCCCGGACGGCGGCTACGTGCAGATCGCCGTGCGCACCGACGGTCGCTGGCGGACCCCGACCCGGCTCGGGACCCAAGAGGTCTACGGGTGCCGGGTGCTCGAGCGCTTCGACGTGCCGGCCCCGATCGTGCCCTCCCGGAAGTGCTACGACGGCGACGCCGTCGTGTCCTACCCGCGCTGACCGGGGCCGAACACCCGCAGCTGCAGCATCAGCGAGAACCGCTGACCGGGGTCGGCGAGGTCGACCTCGGCGACCTCGGACGCCCGGCGGACCCGGTAGCGGAACGTGTTGGGGTGCACGAACATCGCCTCCGCGGCGGCGCTCACGTCACCGAAGGCGTCCAGCCAGGCCCGCAGGGTCTCGACGAGGTGGGTGGCGTGCTCGACGTCGTACGCCACGAGGCGCGCGAGGGCACCCCGGACCTCGTCACCGCGCTGGGCCGCCTGGTCACGGAGGTCGAGCACCATGGCCTCCGCCTGCAGCTCCTCGAGCCGCGCCACCCGCTGCGGGCCGCTGCCCTCGGCCAGCACCCTCAGCACCCGGTCGACGCTCACCCGGCTGCGGGCGATGCCCTGCAGGTCGGCGGCGATGGGCCCGACGGCAGCGAGCGGGTGGATGCGGTCGTCGACCCGGCTGACGAAGTCGTGGAGCAGGCGCACGGCCCGGGCCTCGGCCTCCTCCAATGGCTCGGTCGCGGCGAGCAGCGCATAGGTGGTGTCCCCGATGGTCGCGACGGCGGAGACCGGCTGCACGGCGGCGAGGTGCATCGCGAAGGCGTCGGTGAGTCGTTGGCGCTCCTGCGCCACGGACGCGTCCTCGCCGGCGGCGTCGCCGACCACCAGCACCGGCCGCAGGCCCAGGACGGTAAGGGGGCGCGCTGCGAGGCCGAGGCGCACGAGCGCGTCGTGGGCGTTGGCGCCACCGGCGAGCGCCGTGCTGAGCAGGTCGGCACGGATGCGTCGCGCGGCGTCGGACCCTGCCCGGTGACGGAGCATGTGCAGCGCGACGAGCTTGGCCGAGTCCTGCAGCGCCTCGAGGCGACCCGGGTCCAGCGGCTCGGCGACCGCCGCCCAGATCGAGCCCAGCACCTCGTCCCCGGCTCGTACGCCGATCGCCACCCGCGGCATCGTGAAGTGACCCTCGTCCGAGGGCAGCGGCTCGATGAAGACGGGTTCGTCGCTGCGGTTCAGGTCGCGGAAGACCCCGCGGTCCTGCAGGATCCGGGCGTAGCGCTCGGGCACCTGGCGACCCAGGATCGTCTCCACGCGCGACGGGTCGGCCTCGTCCTGGCGTCCGGAGAACGCGAGCACCCGTGAGCTGCGGTCCTCGATGGTGATCGGGGCCCCCATCAGCGCCGCGATGGCGTTGGCGACCGCGAACAGGTCCCCCGACGGCAGACCGCCCAGCGAGTCGGACGCCTGCTGGCCGCCCGACAGGTCGCCGGGCGTGAGCATCGAGCGGAGCATCTCGGTGAGCTGGGCCCAGGAGGCACCGCGCGACAAGCCCAGCACGCAGGTGCCGGTGTGCTCGACCCGCTCGAGGACCGGGCCGGCCAGCGGCACCGGTGCGCGGAGGACCACTCCGGCGACGTCGTGCCCGGCGACGCGGTCGAGGAGGTCGAGCACCTCCTCGTCCGACGTGACCCCGACCCCCAGCACGAGGGCGCGCGGCAGCAGGGTCGGCGGGTCGGCCCGGTCCCAGATGACCAGTCCGCGCACCTCGCCGGACTCCTCGGCCCGGCCGATCGCGAGCTCGAGGAAGGTCACCCCGAGGTCGTCGAGCACGCGGCGCAGGCTGAGCCGCGGTCGCGGCTGGTCGGGGTCCACCGGGTCACCGTAGGCAGGTGGTCGCGGGTTGGCCAGCGCTCACCCGGGGAACCACTCGCTCCACGTCGTCACGGCCTCCAGCCGGTCGGGGTCCGGGGTCACCCCGAGCCCGGGGCCCGTGGGCACTGCGAGGTGGCCCTGGTCGAGCACGAACGGCTCGGTGATGTCGGTGGCGAAGTAGCGGCCCGACGCGGAGGTGTCCCCCGGCAACGTGAAGCCGGGCAGCGCTGCGAGCGCGACGTTGGCCGCCCGCCCCAGCCCGGTCTCGAGCATCCCGCCGCACCACACCGGCACACCGGCGGCCGCGCACACGTCGTGGATCCGCCGCGCCTCGAGGTAGCCACCGACCCGTCCGGGCTTGACGTTGACGATGCGGCAGGCCCCGAGCCGGATCGCCGCCGCCGCGTCGCGGGCGGAGGTGATCGACTCGTCCAGGCACACGGGGGTGCGGATCAGCCGGGCGAGGTCGACGTGGCCGAGCAGGTCCTCCTCGTCCAGGGGCTGCTCGATGAGCAGGAGGTCGAACGGGTCGAGCCGGGCCAGGTGCGGCGCGTCGCCCAAGGTGTACGCCGTGTTGGCGTCCACCTGGAGCAGCACGTCGTCACCGAACCGCTCGCGCACGGCGCGCACGGGCTCGACGTCCCAGCCGGGCTCGATCTTGAGCTTGATCCGCAGGTAGCCCTCGGCGAGGTAGCCGTCCACGGCGTCGAGGAGCTCGGGCACCGAGTCCATGATCCCCACCGAGACGCCGCACGGGACCCGGTCGTGCACCGCGCCGAGCTCGCGGCCGAACGAGCGTCCCTCGCCGCGCAGCTCCGCGTCGAGGACGCCCGTCTCCAGCGCTGCCTTGGCCATCCGGTGCCCCTTGACCGGCTCCAGCCGGGGTGCGACCTCGTGCGCGGCGAGCGGCTCGCCCGTGAGCAGCCGGGGCAGCAGGTAGCGACGCATCACGTCCACCGCTCCGTCGACGTACTCGCTGGAGTAGAGCGGCGCGGACATGGCCACGCACTCCCCCCATCCCTCCGCGTCCTCCGCCACCACGCGCACGAGCAGCACGTCGCGGGCGGTCTCGGTCCCGAACGACGTGCGGAACGGCGCCACCAGTGGCATCGCGATGCGGCGGAGCTCGACTCCGGTGACCTTCATGGGTTCCTCCTGACGACGTAGCACCCGGACCGGTCGAACCCCTCGACCCGGTGTCCGGCCTGCACCAGCTCTCCCAGCACCTCGCGCACCTCCTCGCGCCACAGCCGCGCCGCGGCCGGGTCGCTGCCGCGCAGCCCCTCGATGTCGGGTGGCACCCGCACGAGCGCGACCGGTGCCTCCGCCCGAGTCCGCGCCGGCGCGCGCACGGGGCGCCCGCCGGAGTCCACGTCGAGCACCACGACGGCCCCGAGCGCGGCCTCGCGGGCGGCGTCGGCGGGGCTCACCTGTCCCACGCACGCCGCTGCCGCGGCTGGA is drawn from Nocardioides oleivorans and contains these coding sequences:
- a CDS encoding uridine kinase family protein, with translation MLLGSEVARDAAGRVLAAPPTLGAGRLVCIDGPTGSGKTTLADALAQVVPGTTLVHTDDLLHGWRGLAGLAASVESLLTPLGAGDAGRWTRWDWHASAWAETNVVEPGGLLVLEGVGCWSPAIADLVGLLVWVEADSDVRLERGVARDGEAMREHLVRWRVDETALHARLRTREHADLVVSTD
- a CDS encoding aldose 1-epimerase family protein, with protein sequence MVHPSGEQYEIAAAGYTAVVTESGAALRALARDGRDLVHGFAEDAMSGGGRGQLLMPWPNRIRDGRYSFGGRDLQLGLTDPGHGNASHGLARWAAWTLEEQTSTSVSLVYRVMAQTGYPWTLDLHVLYDLSADGLVVTQTATNLAPEPAPYASGAHPYLCVGDAIEDLELHVPARTRLLVDERQLPTGIEPVSGDTDFTTPRRIGDLELDHGFGGLEHADGRATVTLRDPATGDGVALWVDAQHHWLQLYTAPTAGARPAIAVEPMTAPADAFNSGTHLVTLAPAGAGGDELSVSWGIHAL
- a CDS encoding PH domain-containing protein, with product MPAASEVGLPRTWRPAGVRYAVIGFGVMLLVVCVACWYGFDESVRDRFSWLQRFTVLAMGAGLATCGWALARARVTADRDSLVVVNGFRTRRLEWAEVVAVHFPAGAPWATLDLADGTEISAMALQGSDGRGARDGVRELRALIDRQSSGGR
- the hisG gene encoding ATP phosphoribosyltransferase, coding for MTLRIAVPNKGALSQAATDILRESGYRQRTDSKELALVDHDNDVEFFYLRPRDIALYVGEGTLDVGITGRDLLLDSGAKADEVMNLGFGRSRFHFAGPAGRYSSVEDLRGLRIATSYVGVVEDFLFRHGIDATVTRLDGAVETSIQLGVADVIADVVETGSTLRAAGLATFGDVILDSQAVLITRGGDVAADFDIFRRRVEGVLVARSYVMMDYDIEETHLPEATELAPGREGPTISPLGKAGWVAVRVMVPRANSQRLMDDLYSIGARAILLTDIHACRL
- a CDS encoding phosphoribosyl-ATP diphosphatase, whose product is MKTFEDLWAELSTKAVERPEGSGTVQQLDAGVHAIGKKLLEEAAESWMAAEHEGKDATALEISQLLYHAQVLMIASGLTLDDVYAHL
- a CDS encoding DUF3072 domain-containing protein; translated protein: MTESNIHSDDATPDPTQETLGGPQGDSTRKDPEEWVTGDEPMTGAQRSYLDTLARENGEEIPADLTKAQASEHIDRLQAGSDRTS
- the ribH gene encoding 6,7-dimethyl-8-ribityllumazine synthase, with amino-acid sequence MSGAGAPTSQPFDASALRVAVVAATWHTQVMDGLVAGAERALAAYGIAEPEVIRVPGTFELPVVAAALARNGYDAVVALGVVIRGGTPHFDYVCSAATVGLTQVSVEHAMPVGFGVLTCDTEEQALDRAGLEGSAEDKGFEATAAALDTARVIRGRLPG
- a CDS encoding bifunctional 3,4-dihydroxy-2-butanone-4-phosphate synthase/GTP cyclohydrolase II, coding for MSDTGSSVRLDSVERAIADIAAGKAVVVVDDEDRENEGDIIFAAARATPELMAFTIRHSSGVICVPMPAEMLDRLEIPLMTPHNKDKLRTAYTISVDARDGVSTGISAADRAHTARTLADSATEPWELTRPGHVFPLRYRDGGVLVRRGHTEAAVDLAMLAGLTPAGVLVEVVNDDGTMKRAPELRAFADEHGLAMISIEDLVRHRRRHERHVERVAETRLPTKHGEFTAYGYRITIDGSEHVALVHGDISGDAPVLTRVHSECLTGDVFGSERCDCGPQLDEALRAVVEEGRGVVVYLRGHEGRGIGLVAKLQAYELQDGGRDTVDANLDLGLPADARHYGTATQVLRDLGISSVRLMTNNPDKTASLEDFGITVTERVPLTPHPNDHNLAYLQTKRDRMGHDLPGLTNGGAS
- the pnuC gene encoding nicotinamide riboside transporter PnuC, yielding MQALLEWLVHGTIPVPGGALGVREVIGNLFGLASAILGMKRFVWAWPIGLVGNVLLFTVFATGELSGHIDEPLWGQAGRQVFFAVVSVYGWWRWSQVKRAGGASDGGAIAPRWATRTERLQLVGLGVVGYAVAYVVLTQVLGSWGPTTEAWILAGSMLATYGMARGWVEFWLVWVLVDVVGVTTLIQAGYYPTAGMYLFYAVFVVIGFVVWLRDARTVVDTSTVDEQEAIPA
- a CDS encoding riboflavin synthase — translated: MFTGIVEELGTIAEVTDQGDAVRLTVEAGTVLEGTGLGDSISVNGCCLTVAELGEGRWTADLMQETLDKTSLRGVVPGDRVNLERAVTVDKRLGGHIVQGHVDGVGEIISRSPSEHWDVVEVSLPDHLERYLVDKGSITVDGVSLTVVEARAASFTVSLIPETLARTTLGSRRVGDLVNLEADVIAKHVEKLLGGYVPAPTSQNSKES